The Actinomycetota bacterium genome has a window encoding:
- a CDS encoding leucyl aminopeptidase yields the protein MPTLAVSAADAASLRVDAYVVGIHGDGSGAVTLAAPYAGLTAAGRRRLLAAVAAVGAKPAVGEVTRLPGEGITAAPLVVATGLGPAPGGRRGVELETLRRGAGAATRALAGIRRVGLSLPARTAEEVEAVAQGGALGAYSFTTFRADTASAVPPPVRAITVVVADARARELRSAVSHAQAVTDAVHLARDLVNTPPSHLHPVELAAAAVAAAEGLPLQVEVLDQRALARAGFGGILAVGQGSANPPRLVRLAYRHPKATRHLALIGKGITFDSGGLSLKPPAGMEWMKADMGGAAAVVGAMKAIATLGLQVNVTGWVPSAENMPSGTAQRPSDVITIYGGRTVEVLNTDAEGRLILADALVRAAEDEPDVIVDAATLTGAQLVALGARTAGVMSPSDEVRTAVVDAAGRAGEAMWPMPLPEDLRSSLDSAVADIANIGDRNGGMLSAGLFLREFVAADQPWAHLDIAGPAWNEGQPYGYTPKGGTGAAVRTFVQLAEDVAAGRL from the coding sequence GCTGGCCGCGGTGGCCGCCGTCGGCGCCAAGCCCGCGGTCGGCGAGGTCACTCGGCTACCGGGAGAAGGCATCACCGCTGCACCGCTCGTCGTCGCCACCGGCCTCGGCCCGGCACCGGGCGGCCGCCGCGGCGTCGAACTCGAAACGCTGCGCCGCGGCGCTGGGGCGGCCACGCGAGCCCTGGCCGGAATCCGTCGCGTCGGCCTGAGCCTGCCGGCCCGCACCGCCGAGGAAGTGGAAGCCGTCGCCCAGGGCGGCGCGTTGGGCGCGTACTCCTTCACCACTTTCCGTGCCGACACCGCTTCGGCCGTCCCGCCCCCGGTCCGGGCCATCACCGTCGTGGTGGCCGACGCGAGGGCCCGTGAGCTCCGCAGTGCGGTATCGCACGCCCAGGCGGTCACGGACGCAGTCCACCTCGCCCGCGATCTGGTCAACACTCCCCCGTCGCACCTGCATCCGGTCGAGCTCGCGGCCGCCGCGGTTGCCGCCGCAGAAGGCCTGCCGCTGCAGGTGGAGGTGCTCGATCAGCGGGCCCTCGCCCGGGCCGGTTTCGGCGGGATCCTCGCGGTGGGGCAGGGCTCGGCCAATCCACCGCGGCTGGTCCGCCTGGCCTACCGCCACCCCAAGGCGACCCGGCACCTGGCACTGATCGGCAAGGGCATCACCTTCGACTCCGGCGGCTTGTCCCTCAAACCCCCGGCCGGCATGGAATGGATGAAGGCGGACATGGGTGGCGCCGCGGCCGTGGTCGGCGCGATGAAAGCCATTGCGACCCTCGGCCTGCAGGTCAACGTCACCGGCTGGGTTCCCTCCGCGGAGAACATGCCGAGCGGGACCGCCCAGCGCCCGAGCGACGTCATCACGATCTACGGCGGCCGGACCGTCGAGGTCCTCAACACCGACGCCGAAGGCCGCCTGATCCTCGCCGACGCCCTGGTCCGCGCCGCGGAGGACGAGCCCGACGTCATCGTCGACGCCGCCACGCTGACCGGCGCGCAGTTGGTCGCCCTGGGCGCCCGGACAGCCGGCGTGATGAGCCCGAGCGACGAGGTACGAACTGCCGTGGTCGACGCCGCCGGCCGTGCCGGCGAGGCGATGTGGCCGATGCCGCTGCCGGAGGACCTGCGCTCGTCACTGGACTCCGCGGTCGCCGACATCGCCAACATCGGCGACCGCAACGGCGGCATGCTCAGCGCCGGACTGTTCCTGCGGGAATTCGTCGCGGCCGACCAGCCCTGGGCGCACCTGGACATCGCCGGACCGGCCTGGAACGAAGGACAGCCGTACGGCTACACGCCCAAGGGCGGGACAGGCGCGGCGGTCCGCACGTTCGTCCAGCTCGCGGAAGACGTCGCCGCCGGGCGGCTGTAA
- a CDS encoding oxidoreductase, which translates to MRLFSRRSRGGASLDRAATREDVDHLDRFARSRRGVEAYVEPQTATTQTTLVLIAYDGEWTRRRVDGPQEARRLAERWGVPCYEAAVVGYPQRMREWNSRQR; encoded by the coding sequence ATGCGACTGTTCAGCCGCCGCTCCCGCGGGGGAGCCTCGCTCGACCGGGCTGCCACCCGGGAGGATGTCGATCATCTCGACCGGTTCGCCCGGTCCCGGCGTGGAGTCGAGGCGTACGTCGAGCCCCAGACCGCCACGACGCAGACCACGCTGGTCCTCATCGCGTACGACGGCGAGTGGACCCGCCGCCGCGTCGACGGACCGCAGGAGGCACGACGGCTCGCCGAACGTTGGGGCGTGCCGTGTTACGAGGCAGCCGTCGTCGGCTATCCGCAGCGGATGCGGGAGTGGAACAGCCGCCAGCGCTGA